From the Tursiops truncatus isolate mTurTru1 chromosome 6, mTurTru1.mat.Y, whole genome shotgun sequence genome, the window tagtacagagttcccacatAACCCTCACTCAGTTTCTGTTGTTCACATGTGTTAATGTGTACATTTGTTATAGTTGATGAACCTATATTGATGCAttgttcatagtttacattagggttcactctttgtgttataCATTCTaacagttttgacaaatgcataatgtcatatatctaccattacagtatcatacaaaattgattcactgccctaaaaatcctctgtgctccacctacctcccccacccctcaagCCCCTGGTAACCACGGGGACCCTGATCTTTTTTactgtccctatagttttgccttttccagaatgtcatatagttggaatcagacagtatgcagccttttcagactcccttctttcactaagcaacatgcatttaaagttcctctaaagtaggagatagatgggcccctgggctggacagCTGGGGTTTGTCAAGTGGAGTAACACTGAAGCTCTGTTCTCACCCAGATGCTCCAAGGTcaaagctagtggcagaagctgagctctactgaagtaaagagataaaataaccactcctgaggtcaaggaaaacttccTGTCTGGACATGCgcaggaaggctccttgggggtcaaaaagggaggggacaCCACCCCATAATAAGTGTGGACATATACACACAGGCCTCTGCGGTGGAATCCATCTTAGCAAAAAGTTGCACACGCAGCTTGGGGAGGGTCCTAGGACCAGTCATGTGTGAAAAAAGAAAcgagataattggccaaaggtaaacaaagaccagGAAGAACTGTcctatataagtgatttaaatcgCCTCTTTACTCCACTCCTCCCCATTAGAAAGgacgcccacaccctttctctctgggtgtgtatttctgccCAGCTTCgacttaaataaacaaactgtttctctgtgtgctctcccatagtgctgtgtctctaataataaactttgtacctgttttttacagtttttgcctccttgaaacattcttgctcTCAAATGGGGGAAAGAGCCAGGGCcactttgcttctagcctctagcccctggtgcTCTAgcggctaggattcctggttttcatctgGGCTAcgcaggttcaattcctgggcagggaactaagacctcACTGCTGTCTCTCCGAGATCACCTCCATATCTTCTAATGGTTtcataactcatttctttttcttttatagtaggttgaagatataattttaaaaaatttatttatatttattcatttatttggttgcgccaggtcttagttgcggcttgccggctccttagttgtgtcatgcgaactcttagttgctacatgcatgtgggatctagttccctgagcagggattgaatccgcgccccctgcactgggagcgcggagtcttaaccactccaccaccagggaagtccccgatagctcatttctttttactgccaGATACTATTCGTTGTATGGCTATGCCACTGTGTGTCTATCCATTCACCTTTTGAAGGACATTTGGTTGCTTCCAGtatttggcaattatgaataaaactgctgcaaatattcatgtgcaggtttttgtgtggacatgaattttcagctcatttgggtaaatagcTGGAAGTCTGATTGCTGGATCCAACagtaagactatgtttagctttgtaagaaattgccaaactgggacttccctggtggtccagtggctaagactccgtgctcccaatgcagggggcccgggttcaatccctggtcagggaactagatcccacatgctgcaactaagagttcgcatgccgcaactaaaagatcccacacgtggcgacgaagatcctgtgtgccgtgACTAacacccggcgcagccaaataaataaataaataaaaaagaaatggccaagctgtcttccaaagcggttataccagtttgcattcctACCGGCAAGGAATGAGATACactgtcttttttaaataataaatttgagtcagtattcattcaatcaacaaatatttatcaagcagaTCCTATTTTGAGGCTGGAACTCCCTGTGCTAACCGCCAGGGACACAATGGTAGGGAAAGCAGATACTGATCTGGAGTTTACAACCTAGTAGAGGAGAGATTCATTTCTAATTCAGAGTGTGTGTTAACATTACAGGGCTTGTGTTTGTTTCACCATTCCCCGCTCTCCCGTATCTGAATGAAAGGCAAAGTCATTTCTGCATCTCGGGTTGGCTGAGGTTACTCAGTCTAAGATCTGGAACCTCTGTAGAGCCACAGATTTGAGTTATGGGCAGATTCTGGATTGGTTCATGAGACATGAAACCTTTGGTCAGGGTGGTTCTATCCAAGAAATCTACGGGTTTACCCCATTGAGGACTTGCTTATCATCAGGCTATGTGTAGTATGGCAAAGGGGCTCCAACCCTGAGCCTCCGAGTTGTTGTTCTGTTTCACAATCTTGACTTTGGAGCAGTGATAGTATCACAAAGTCATAgttgggaaaggaagaagtgtcctgggacttccctggtggcccagtggttaagactctgcacttccaatgcagggggtgcaggttggatccctggtctgggaactgagatcccatgtgccgcctggccaaaaaataaataattttaaaaattaaaaaaaaaaaaaaaaaaggaaagtgtccTGTCATAATACCAAGTATGTTCCAAACAGCAATTCTCACACCAAGTGGGTGCCCTACACTTCAATTAAATTCTGACAAGTTGGCACAGACCTCATAGGTTAAGGtatcagtcccacaagactgtctCCCACTTCAGATATCAGCAGCAAGTGGGGTCACCAGCCACCCCCACTTCTGCCTGGCCGACTACAAATTCCGGCATTTCCATGACCACCCCCCAGATTCAATAATTTGCTGAAACAATTCACAGCCCTCAGGAAAGTGCTATACTTACAATTAGAGTTTCATTAGAGAAGATAACAAcccaggaacagccaaatggaacaGGTACATAGACGAAGGTCTTGGGAGAGGGGGGTGCAGAGGTTCCATGCCCTCTCCGGATGGGCCACCCTACCAGCGCATCGATgtgttcaccagcccagaagGTCCTTGAGCCTCAGTGATTCAGGGTTTTTATGTGGGATTTTATTACATATGCACGTCTGATTAAATCATTAGCCATGGGACTGAACTCAATGTCCAGtcccttttccctctctgagGTCTGGGTTTGAGGCTGAAAGTTCtgaccctctaatcacatggttgaaGGGGTTCAttttgaataacaaaagacactacTAACACTCatgaaattacaagggttttaggagctctgtgccaggaaccagggacaaagaccaacTGTATTTTATTATCCTATATGTTTCCATCAGCTCCCCAATTAAATATGTGATATGAGCAAAACCCATGAGCTTGCTATGCAAATGCAACTTCAAGACAACTCCCCAGCACCACCTTCCAAATGATTTCAGGAGTTGCGTTGCTTTCCAGTGGGAGGCCCACCCCTGGGATCAAATCTCATTTCTACCTTTTACCAGCTGGATGGCCTCAGGTAAGTCCCCTCACCTCCAAagcggtttcctcacctgtaaaatggaggcagTAACTCCTGTCTCAGAGGGTCCTTTAATGAGATGGTGCACATCCAAGTGCCCGGCATACAGGGGTGAGCAGTAAATGTTAGGGGAAACATTCCTTTCCCCTTCTGTCTAATTATGTAATCCCTGGCAATCCTGGCCTGGACTCTGATCCCTGTGGGGTGTGACTGTCCGAGTCTTCCCTGTGAGACACTCAACTGAggcccccatcacacacacacacacaccaccaccaccaccaccaccaccaccaccaccaccaacaacggTAACACATACCATCTGAGCCCCTAGGCCTGGTTTTACCATTAACTAACTGGGTGGCCTCAGACAAGGTCCAAGTCCCTGCCCTTCTTTGGGCCTCAAAACACATTTGTACAAAGAGAGTCTGGGatctgaggttcagggaggtggGAGTTGCCTTCCATTCTGACTAAGCCCCCATCTGCAATCAGCACCAGGGTGTGAAGCAGAGAGAAGCAGCCAATAACAGTTTGAATAACTTAAAACTTTATTATGGGCAAAAGTACTGGCTTGAAGAGTCAAGCCTAAGGGCAACTTTCCAAAATCAAGCTTAGATAAGGAAAGGGAGGGATGCCTGAGGCCTGGCTGGGGCCAATGCAAGGCTGGGGCCAGTGCAAGGCTGGGGCCAGTGCTGAGACCCAAGGTCAGTACACTATTGAACTCTGCCCTCTGAGTCCCAGGTGAGTCTGGGGAGGCCAGAGGGGACCCAAGACCATATAGCCCAGCACAGGGAGGACCAGGGAGAGGCCCCGGTCAGGCCTCCTTCACCTCTGCAACAGGAACACAGCTATGCGCCATGGGGAAGTGCTCCTGACTGTCCCAAGACCAAAAGGGGGGCTCTTCCCTGAGGTTATTCTGTGTTACAGAGAAGAGATCCTCCAGTACCATCTACCCCCAACCTGGGAATGGCTGAAACCTGGACAAAGACAGAGCCCTGCAGAGTGTGCAGGGAGCAGGCAATGCAGGGCCCAGGGGGTGATGTCAGGGCCTGAGGTCATCCTTCCACTTCTGTAGCTTCTTGTCCATGGCCTGGAGCGTGGATTCATCCTGCACCAACACAGATTGGTCctacccctctccccacacccgcAGGAGGCATGGGGAGGCTTGGGGAGgtcttccctcccccaggcctgtccTTTACCTTCATGAAACAGAAGCGGATATAGTGGTCAAAGAGCTTCTGATGTGGCACGCTGTAGAAGATGGAGACTGGGATGGCCATCAAGCCCTGTGGAGGAGGAAGCCCATGTCTCAGCGGCCCCACAGCCCAGCAGGCCTCTGGGGGGCTCCAGGGGGTCAGAGATGTTCCGTGATGAGACAGGAGAAGGAAAATTAGTTCAGTGCAGCACCTCCCAGTGCTGCATCAAGGTCAGAGGAAAAGCATCCCAAATCATCATTCCAAGCCAGGCAGGTCAGGGCAGAGCCATAGAATAAATAAgtcttagggaattccctgatggtccagtggttaggactctgcgctttcactgctgagggcgcgggttcaatccctggtcggggaactaagatcctgtaaaccatgtggcacggccaaaacaaaaaaaacgccacaaacaagcaaaaaaaagaaataagtcttAGAGTCGTAGCTCTGAGCTGGATGGACCTCAGAGTTAATGGGCCAGCTCCTCACTgtacagatgggaagactgaagCCCTGAGAGGGCAAGAATTCCTGCCAGCCCACAAGGCATATTTGAGCAAACTGAAAACAGGCTTCCCATTCCTTGAAGTGGATGCAACCCTGTGCCACGGCTCAAGGCAGAGGACTGGCTGGACTTCGGCGCATCAGCCCCCTGGTCAGGCACCCTTAGCAGTGCACAGCCTGTAAAACATACACAGCGGCCCTGGCAGAGGCCCAGCCCACCTTGTTCTTGATCATCCACTTGACAAAGCGTCTGTCGTAAGGCTCATCTGCAGCTCCAGGCAAGTTGGGCATCTTGCTCTCTGGGGGACAGAGGCCAGGCTGAGCCCTGAGCAGCCTCCAGGGCCCTGTACCTGGCCCAGCCCGGCCAGTCCCACTCACTGAATTCCGAGATGTCTGTGATGAGGAAGTAGCTGCCCTGGGGGATCACGGGCCTCAGGCCTACAGACTTCAGGCTCTGTATCATGTGGTCTCGGCAGCGCTGTATGGCCTGTGGGAGCTGCACAAAGTAGCTGCTGGGTTGGCCGAAGTGCAGTTGCTCCCGCTCAAAGCTCTGGGCTACTGCAGCCTGGGGAGGGCGGAGGGACAAGCAGGTCAGGTGTGACCTGACCTTGGAGCCAGCCCGAACTCCTttcttgcccccccccccctcacCTGGGCCTGTGTGGGACAGTGGAAGATGGAGTTCTGGTGCACGGTGCGCAGGTGCTTCAGCAGACTCTCCGGGCCTAGGACCCAGCCCACCTGGACCAGCAACATAGGTAGGAGGTGAGGCTCTTCGGGGCCTGACCAAACCCCTTCTGGATTTCCAGGCCAGACTCGCCTACCAAGGATTGTAGAGGGGGGGTTCACCCCCGCCCTCGTTGACTCACCTTCCAGCCTGTGGCGCTAAAGGTCTTGCCAGCGCTGCCAATGGTCAGGGTGCgttcccacatgccagggagggTGGCTGCCCAAGGCCAAAGAAAGCAGCTgctgagatgggggtgggggcaggggaggggtgggggctggaCCCCAGCAGGCACTCAGGCTCTCAACGCTCCAGACTCCACCATGTGCTAAGCTACTCCCACGACTTATTTGAGCTCACCCTCATGACAACCCTGGGAGGCAGATGCCATGTGTTCCCCTGtcctcagagaggtgaagtcactgcCCCAGGTCACCTGACCTGTGTGGGTCTAGACTCCTCGGTCCTAATCAACAGGCCTGCGCTGACACCCAGACTGGGCTCAAGGCCCTGCCACAAATGTCCAGGGGAACGGGGGCACCCTGGCCGGCTCGGCTCACCGATGCTGACGTGCTGGCACCCGTCATAGACCAGCCACTGGTAGACCTCGTCGGTGATACACACCACGTCATGCTGCTGGCACAGGCTGGCCACCAGCTCCAGTTCTGCCCTGGAGAACACCTGCAGGGACCATCCCCAAACAGAGAGGCCTGCTTAGAGAGATGAACAGACAGGGCCAGAGCCGGTGCTGAGGGCTTTTCTGTCCCATCCTATCCCTGCAACAGTGACCCTGTGAAGTTGGTTGTGAGATaacagaaaatacacacacacacacatatatatatatatatatatatatatatatatctgccccaattcctggcacagaactcctaaaacccttgtaaattACTAAGTGGTAAGAGCACTAGaaacatcttttgttctaatatttgctCTTTGATCCTGACCTAGACACAGGGCTCTGGAAACTCttgtaaattcctaagtgataagagcactagaagtggacttccctggtggcgcagtggttaagaatccgcctgccttcaatccctggtctgggcagatcccacatgccacggagcaactaagcctgtgcaccacaactactgagcctgtgctctagggcccgtaagccacaactactgagtccccgtgccacaactactgaagaccacacgcctagaacctgtgctccacaaccacaacaagagaagccaccgtaatgagaagcccgcgcatggcaacaaagagtagccactgctcgccgcaactagagaaagcccacgcgcagcaacgaagatccaactcagccataaataaataaataaatgaatttataaccaaaaaaaaaaaaagaatccgcctgccagtgtgggggacacaggttcgagccctggtccgggaagatcccacatgccacagagcaactaagcccgtgcgccacaactactgaacctaagctctagagcccgtgagccacaactactgagcccacatgccacaactactgaagcgcacatgctctagggcccgcatgccacaactacggagccggagtgctgcagctactgaagctcgcacacctagagcctgtgctccgcaacaagagaagccaccacaatgagaagcccatgcaccgcaacaaagagtagcccccactcgctgcaactagagaaagcctacacgcaacaacaaagacccactgcagccaaaaataaataaattaaaaaaaaaaaaagagcactagAAGcatttttgttctaatgaggcaactctAAGTGGGCTCTTGGATTGGGGCTGATCATCAGAAAGACGAAGCCATATTGGAAGTTTGGAATTTTCTCCagagagggcagaggggctggaaatggagttgataattgaagcctccataaaaatcccaataggacagggttcagagagcttgcAGGTGGGTGAGCACATCCAGGTACCAGGAGCTTGACACACCCCagctccacagggacagaagcacCTGTGCTCGGGAACCTCCCAGACCTCGCCCTACATGTCTCTTCATCAggttgttcatctgtatcctttatcgtatcctttaataaactggtaactGTAAGTAGGTGTTTCCCTGAGtcctgtgagccactctagcaaattaattgaaccgaggagggggttgtgggCACCTCAGATTTACAACCATAGGTCAgcagcacaggtgacaacctcgacttgtgattggtgtctggagtggggtggggggcagacttgtgagactgagcccttaacctgtgggatctgacgccatctccaggtagacagtgtcagaattgaattaaattgagtTGACTTGTGGGACACCCAGCTGGTCTCACATAATTACTTAgtgtgggaaaaaaacccacatatctGGTGTCAGAAGCGTTTTGAGTGTGATAATGGTGTGACAGTAAAGGAGAGACACAGGTGGAAGCCTGGGTCTTCCTTCACATCAGTTCTGTCATGTTCCCATTTTCCAGACGAAAAACTGGAGAGGTGAAGTCACTGGCCCAGGTTCATGGGGAAGTCATGGAGATGTCCAGCCCGCTCCACCACCCGAGGCCTGATACCTTCCCTGGGgatccctgccccaggccctgggacCTCTGGGAGCTTCGGTCCTCAGAGCCCATCGCAGGTAGTCCTCCCACttcacagacaaagaaactgaggccccatgGCAGCACAAGAGTAACAGAGCAGGGACGTGAGCCAATCTGGAGGGGTCCCCAGAGGAGGTCTCTCAGGTACCTTTCCCAGGGGGTTGTTGGGTGTGTTGAGGATAAGGGCTTTAGTGCGAGATGTGAACTTGCTGGCCAGCTCCGTGGGGTCCAGCTGCCAGTTGCTGCTGGAATCCAGTTCCCTATCCTGGTTGGGGCTCTgcaagaggaggtgggagggggtggcAATACTTACCCACATGACTTTCATCTCTAGAAAGTCAGCCTTCCTCCCCCCAGGCATCTCTCCCCACTGTCTCTCCTCTCGGGCTCTGGACACCCCTCTCCTCATCCTGGAGAAACTGCCCTCCtgcacttccttccttctttcccaccTCCCAGGGTTCAACCCAGCACACTCCTTGGACCCCTCTGCCCACCCACACCCCGACCAGCATCCTTACCAGCTTCAGGGACACAAACACAGGGCGACCCCCTGCCATCAATGTCATGGGCTCATAACAGTCAAAAAAGGGCTCGATGATGATGACCTGGTACAAGGATCAGATTGGCTGGGGTCGGCACCACCCTGACCCTTcacccccacccagccctggcCTTGCCCACTCACCTCGTCTCCTTCGTCCACCAGGGCCTGGAAGGCTGTGAACAGGGCCCCATAGGCACCCACAGTCACCAGCACGTTCTTGAGCGGGTCCATGTCCTGTCCCAGCAACTTCCCGAAGAAACTGGCCAGGATCTTCGTCAGGGGTGGATAACCCTGCCGGGACAGCAGGGGTCAGCGGCCTGGTTCAGCCTGGGCCCACCCTCCCACTCAGATGCATCCAGGCAATTCTAGCATCTTCCAGCAGCAAGCCTTGGGGCAGAGTCAGTTCCTGTGGGGTGAGTTCTTTCATCTCCATCGCCAGCACATGCCATaaagcctgctctgtgccaggcccagcATCCAGGGCTGGGATCAGTGGGAAACCAGACAGAGTGTATGCCTTCGTGGAGCACAGTGCAACAGAGCCCTCAAAATAGCAGGAACTCCACACTTTAAACACCTCCCTCTAAGTTTAAGTAGTACTTTTGTGCCATCTAATCCTCTTGGCAGCCTTGCAAAAGAGGTATTATTTGATCCCCACCATTTGACTGGTAGAAAAACAGTgagccagagaaagaaaatgactttcccaaggtcatgccAGTTGAAGTGCAGGAATAGGACTTTATGTTGCAGCTTTGGAAGCACCCCACTTTGAGAGGAAGATTGGATCTGTACGCTTGTTTGTTGAGGACACTTATAAAACACtccaggctgggcttccctggtggcacagtggttgagggtccgcctgccgatgcaggggacacgggttcatgccccggtccgggaagatcccacatgccgtggagtggctgggcccgtgagccatggctgttgagcctgcgtgtccggagcctgtgcttcgcaacgggagaggccacaacagtgagaggcccacataccgcaaaaaaaaaaacccaaacaaacaaacaaacaaacaaaaacactccaGGCTAAGCCAAGGGACTGAAACCTAAGGTCTAGAACTTAACTAAATAATTCACTAAACCAGAAttgactacataaaaatgaaaaatttctgtACACCAAAATATCCCATGagcaaagttaaaagacaaagagaggaaCACTGCAacataagagaaagaaataagatatttaatatgTAAAGAGCTCTTTCAAAGCAATAGGACAAAAATATACacccaaatgaaaaaaatgaggtcaGGCATGAAAGAAAAAGTCCTGAGGCCCAATATGtacatgaaaagaatgaacaTTCCTGCCAGCTCTGAGACCAGCCTGTTGGTGGGTATGTGAGTAAACCTTACTAGAGGGCAATCTGACAATATCCAGCACAGGCTGAAATGCTTACACCCTTTGATTCTCTAGTTTTACTTCTTGGGATATATCTGAGAGATATATcctgagatatatatatagatatatatatatatatctatatatatatatagatatatatctcaGATATATATCTGAGAGAAATATTCACATATGTGTACAAAGGGATACACAAAGAGATATTCACTGTGGCATTGCTTAATAGTGAGATAACCAAACCAGATCATCAGTGTAGGGCTGGGTAAATAGATTATGGCACATCTAGGCAATCGGATACTatgcagccatcaaaaagaatgaggcTAATGgagtacatatacacaatggaatactactcagctatgaaaaagaatgaaataatgccatttgcagcaacatggatgcaactagaggttatcatactaagtgaagtaagtcacaaagagaaagacaaataccatatgatatcacttatatgtggaatataaaatatgacacaaatgaacctatctatgaaacagaaacagaatcagggacatagagaacagactggtggttgccaagggggagggggatgggagggggttggatggggagtttgggattagcagatgcaaactggtatatatagaatggatagacaacaaggtcctactatatagcacagggaactatattcaatatcttatgataaaccataatggaaaagaatatgaaaaagaatgtatgcctgagtcactttgttgtacagcagtaattaacacaacattgtaattcaactatacttcaataaaaaataaatttaaaaaaaagaatgaggctgTTTTGACATGGAAAGATGCCTATGTCATACtatttagtgaaataagttataGAACATTACTAGAGTATGAGTCCATTTGTGTTAAGAAACACAAATCTCACGTGTGggcatgtgaatgtgtgtgtgtttatacaagcatttttaaaagttaaaagttcaggggacttccctggtggtgcagtggttgagagtccgcctaccaatgcaggggacacgggtttgggccctggtctgggaggatcccacatgccgtggagcacctgggctcgtgcaccacaactactgaacctgtgctctagaacctgtgatccacaactactgagcttgcgtgccactactactgaagcccacatgcctagagcccgtgctccgcaacaagagaggccgccacagtgagaagcccgcgcatggcaacgaggagtggcccctgcttgcagcaactagagagggcccaggtgcagcaatgaagacccaacgcagccaaaaataaaaataaatttataaaagttcaAAAGTCTAAACACTCAGCAAAGTAGCAAACCATTagcagtggttatctctgggtggtgGCACTGGAGGGAACTTTCCCCCAGGGCGATGAGATGCACATCAAAGTTTA encodes:
- the KYAT1 gene encoding kynurenine--oxoglutarate transaminase 1 isoform X1, which gives rise to MALGGMFRNAAAIYLHLVGPFRGKKSGASLARCLHQTLVMTKQLQARRLNGIDHNPWVEFVKLASEADVVNLGQGFPDFAPPDFAVEAFQHAVSGDFMLNQYTKAFGYPPLTKILASFFGKLLGQDMDPLKNVLVTVGAYGALFTAFQALVDEGDEVIIIEPFFDCYEPMTLMAGGRPVFVSLKLSPNQDRELDSSSNWQLDPTELASKFTSRTKALILNTPNNPLGKVFSRAELELVASLCQQHDVVCITDEVYQWLVYDGCQHVSIATLPGMWERTLTIGSAGKTFSATGWKVGWVLGPESLLKHLRTVHQNSIFHCPTQAQAAVAQSFEREQLHFGQPSSYFVQLPQAIQRCRDHMIQSLKSVGLRPVIPQGSYFLITDISEFKSKMPNLPGAADEPYDRRFVKWMIKNKGLMAIPVSIFYSVPHQKLFDHYIRFCFMKDESTLQAMDKKLQKWKDDLRP
- the KYAT1 gene encoding kynurenine--oxoglutarate transaminase 1 isoform X3, whose amino-acid sequence is MTKQLQARRLNGIDHNPWVEFVKLASEADVVNLGQGFPDFAPPDFAVEAFQHAVSGDFMLNQYTKAFGYPPLTKILASFFGKLLGQDMDPLKNVLVTVGAYGALFTAFQALVDEGDEVIIIEPFFDCYEPMTLMAGGRPVFVSLKLSPNQDRELDSSSNWQLDPTELASKFTSRTKALILNTPNNPLGKVFSRAELELVASLCQQHDVVCITDEVYQWLVYDGCQHVSIATLPGMWERTLTIGSAGKTFSATGWKVGWVLGPESLLKHLRTVHQNSIFHCPTQAQAAVAQSFEREQLHFGQPSSYFVQLPQAIQRCRDHMIQSLKSVGLRPVIPQGSYFLITDISEFKSKMPNLPGAADEPYDRRFVKWMIKNKGLMAIPVSIFYSVPHQKLFDHYIRFCFMKDESTLQAMDKKLQKWKDDLRP
- the KYAT1 gene encoding kynurenine--oxoglutarate transaminase 1 isoform X4, which codes for MALGGMFRNAAAIYLHLVGPFRGKKSGASLARCLHQTLVMTKQLQARRLNGIDHNPWVEFVKLASEADVVNLGQGFPDFAPPDFAVEAFQHAVSGDFMLNQYTKAFGYPPLTKILASFFGKLLGQDMDPLKNVLVTVGAYGALFTAFQALVDEGDEVIIIEPFFDCYEPMTLMAGGRPVFVSLKLVFSRAELELVASLCQQHDVVCITDEVYQWLVYDGCQHVSIATLPGMWERTLTIGSAGKTFSATGWKVGWVLGPESLLKHLRTVHQNSIFHCPTQAQAAVAQSFEREQLHFGQPSSYFVQLPQAIQRCRDHMIQSLKSVGLRPVIPQGSYFLITDISEFKSKMPNLPGAADEPYDRRFVKWMIKNKGLMAIPVSIFYSVPHQKLFDHYIRFCFMKDESTLQAMDKKLQKWKDDLRP
- the KYAT1 gene encoding kynurenine--oxoglutarate transaminase 1 isoform X2, encoding MALGGMFRNAAAIYLHLVGPFRGKKSGASLARCLHQTLVMTKQLQARRLNGIDHNPWVEFVKLASEADVVNLGQGFPDFAPPDFAVEAFQHAVSGDFMLNQYTKAFGYPPLTKILASFFGKLLGQDMDPLKNVLVTVGAYGALFTAFQALVDEGDEVIIIEPFFDCYEPMTLMAGGRPVFVSLKLSPNQDRELDSSSNWQLDPTELASKFTSRTKALILNTPNNPLGKVFSRAELELVASLCQQHDVVCITDEVYQWLVYDGCQHVSIATLPGMWERTLTIGSAGKTFSATGWKAAVAQSFEREQLHFGQPSSYFVQLPQAIQRCRDHMIQSLKSVGLRPVIPQGSYFLITDISEFKSKMPNLPGAADEPYDRRFVKWMIKNKGLMAIPVSIFYSVPHQKLFDHYIRFCFMKDESTLQAMDKKLQKWKDDLRP
- the KYAT1 gene encoding kynurenine--oxoglutarate transaminase 1 isoform X5, whose protein sequence is MALGGMFRNAAAIYLHLVGPFRGKKSGASLARCLHQTLVMTKQLQARRLNGIDHNPWVEFVKLASEADVVNLGQGFPDFAPPDFAVEAFQHAVSGDFMLNQYTKAFGYPPLTKILASFFGKLLGQDMDPLKNVLVTVGAYGALFTAFQALVDEGDEVFSRAELELVASLCQQHDVVCITDEVYQWLVYDGCQHVSIATLPGMWERTLTIGSAGKTFSATGWKVGWVLGPESLLKHLRTVHQNSIFHCPTQAQAAVAQSFEREQLHFGQPSSYFVQLPQAIQRCRDHMIQSLKSVGLRPVIPQGSYFLITDISEFKSKMPNLPGAADEPYDRRFVKWMIKNKGLMAIPVSIFYSVPHQKLFDHYIRFCFMKDESTLQAMDKKLQKWKDDLRP